Proteins from a single region of Lycium ferocissimum isolate CSIRO_LF1 unplaced genomic scaffold, AGI_CSIRO_Lferr_CH_V1 ctg19532, whole genome shotgun sequence:
- the LOC132042983 gene encoding uncharacterized protein LOC132042983 — MDFAACNPNGKIWIFWTQELSCRIIESDDQQITCELKHIAHQAAFLNTFVYAKCKDYLRRPLWDKLLARANTTQPWCTLGDFNVITSTEEKLGGLPYNMAKSFEFISVIEACGLTDLGFHGAKYTWSNLRGHDVRIWKRLDRAMVNDNWLSNMPYTSITHLPYVGSDHCPLLAEMKERNDDSIKYFKFLNCWTDNASFLETVKSCWDREMTGNPMLVFHQKMKRLSKTLSSWSRREFGDIFENVKEFEEKVKEAEEELINNNNEENRTKLHKLNAEYIRFLKLEKSILKQKTQLHWFKDGDANTRYFHALIRGRRRRLYIHKIQKDDGEWIEGDSQIAEAACDHFQAIFTGEQVPIDERILQRHSNNGF, encoded by the coding sequence ATGGACTTTGCTGCTTGTAATCCCAATGGGAAGATCTGGATTTTTTGGACTCAAGAGTTATCATGTAGGATCATTGAGTCTGATGATCAACAGATCACTTGTGAGCTTAAACATATTGCCCATCAAGCTGCCTTCCTCAACACCTTTGTGTATGCCAAGTGCAAGGACTATCTTAGGAGACCCCTATGGGATAAATTGCTTGCAAGGGCAAACACAACCCAACCTTGGTGTACTCTGGGTGACTTTAATGTGATTACCTCTACTGAAGAAAAACTTGGGGGACTGCCATACAATATGGCCAAAAGTTTTGAATTCATCAGTGTTATTGAAGCTTGTGGCTTGACTGATTTAGGATTTCATGGTGCCAAATATACATGGTCCAATCTCAGGGGTCATGATGTTAGAATTTGGAAGAGGCTAGACAGAGCCATGGTGAATGACAATTGGTTGTCTAATATGCCTTACACTTCCATCACTCATCTACCTTATGTGGGGTCAGACCACTGCCCCCTTTTGGCTGAaatgaaggaaagaaatgatGACTCTATAAAATACTTCAAGTTTCTAAATTGCTGGACTGATAATGCTTCCTTCTTGGAGACTGTCAAATCATGTTGGGATAGAGAAATGACTGGAAATCCCATGCTTGTCTTCCACCAGAAAATGAAGAGACTCTCTAAAACTCTCAGCAGTTGGTCAAGAAGAGAATTTGGTGATATCTTTGAAAATGTGAAAGAATTTGAGGAGAAAGTCAAGGAAGCTGAGGAAGAGTTGATCAACAATAACAATGAAGAGAATAGAACCAAGTTGCATAAGCTTAATGCTGAGTATATCAGGTTTCTAAAGCTGGAAAAGTCCATTTTAAAGCAAAAGACTCAACTCCACTGGTTTAAGGATGGTGATGCTAACACTAGGTATTTCCATGCCTTAATTAGGGGTAGGAGGAGAAGGTTATACATCCATAAAATCCAAAAGGATGATGGGGAGTGGATAGAAGGGGACAGCCAAATTGCAGAGGCTGCTTGTGACCATTTCCAAGCAATTTTTACTGGTGAACAGGTCCCTATTGATGAGAGAATTCTCCAAAGGCATTCCAACAATGGTTTCTGA